A single genomic interval of Dromiciops gliroides isolate mDroGli1 chromosome 1, mDroGli1.pri, whole genome shotgun sequence harbors:
- the LOC122737153 gene encoding protein BTG2-like: MRRGPGAAMRAEVASAAGFITRLLRGPGGFAEEQLQLFRESLQEALTDHYQHHWFPRTPSRGSGYRCIRINHRLDPLVGRAAGESGLSPRRLFQLLPRELTLWVDPAEVSYRIGEDGSIGVLYRGPPARSPPIGAPDGRGPRYPGEWRRGPARTAA; encoded by the exons ATGCGCCGAGGGCCCGGAGCCGCCATGCGGGCCGAGGTGGCCTCGGCCGCCGGCTTCATCACGCGGCTGCTCCGCGGCCCCGGGGGCTTTGCCGAGGAGCAACTGCAGCTCTTCCGCGAGTCTCTGCAGGAGGCGCTTACAG ATCACTACCAGCACCACTGGTTCCCGCGGACGCCGTCGCGGGGCTCCGGTTACCGCTGCATCCGCATCAACCACCGTCTGGACCCGCTGGTGGGGCGGGCGGCGGGAGAGAGCGGGCTCAGCCCCCGGCGCCTCTTCCAGCTGCTGCCCCGAGAGCTGACGCTGTGGGTGGACCCGGCCGAGGTGTCCTACCGTATCGGCGAGGACGGCTCCATTGGGGTTCTGTACCGCGGGCCCCCGGCGCGCAGCCCGCCCATCGGCGCCCCCGACGGCCGGGGCCCCCGCTACCCCGGGGAGTGGCGGCGTGGGCCAGCCCGGACGGCCGCCTGA